CCACCTCCACGGGCCCGGGCAAGGGCACCGGCGCGCTGGAGTGCAAGGTGAAGGGGCGCCCGGTCAAGGAAGGCCCGGCGGTGACGTGCAAGGCCGGTCAGGCGCTGGCCTGGGGAGACTGGAAGGCGGGCAAGAAGCACGGCTTGCACGTGACGATGCGGCCCAACGGCTCGTGGACGGAGGAGCGCTTCGAGGATGGCAAGCTGGAGGGGCGCTCGGTGGAGTACAGCGCCGCGGGCCAGTTGCTGAAGGACACGTCCTTCCAGGCGGGCAAGAAGCACGGCATGGAGCGGAGCTATTCGGCGGACGGAAAGCTGACCTCCGAGGAGGTCTGGGCCAAGGGCGTGAAGGGCAAGGCCCCGCCTCTTCCCTCCAAGGCTGACACGAAGGCCGCTCCGGGAGGCGCCCCAGCGGTGCCCGAGCTCGAGGAAGCCGACGAGGTGCCTGCCGTCCCCGAGCCCAAGCCCGCCGAGCAGAAAGCACAAGCCCCCGCGGACAGCGAGGGCGGCTCCCAAGCGAACACGCCGCAGCCGTAGCGCCCGCTCCAGTTCGAGCGAGCGCGGCCACGCGGTCCGGGCTCAGACGCGCATGGGCATGACGACGGCGGTGAAGCTGCGGTCGCCAGGGGCGTGAATGACGCCGGGGCTGTGCTCATCACCGAGCTCGAAGGAGATCTCCTCCGTCTCCAGCACGGAGAGCACGTCGGTGAGGTAGCGGGCGTTGAAGCCGATGGTGATGTCGCCGCCGCGGTAGGCCACCTCGAGCACGTCCTTGGCCTCGCCCAGGTCCGGGTTGTTGGCGGTGATGAGGAGCTTGTTCTGCTCCAGGCCGATGCGCACGGCGTAGCTCTTGTCCGCCGAGAGCAGCGCGATGCGCTTGAGGCTCTCGAGGAAGCGCACCTTGGACACCATCACCACCTTCTCGCCTTCCTTGGGGATGACGCGCTGGTACTCGGGGAACTGGCCGTCAATGAGGCGCATCACCATGGTGAGGCCCGGCTTCTTGAACAGCGCCGAGTTCTCCGCGAAGCCCAGCTGGCACTCGGCATCCGGGGCCTCGTCCAGCAGGCGCTTGAGCTCCATCAAGCCCTTGCGAGGGATGATGACGCCGCCCTTGAGCTTGAAGTCGCCGGTGAGCTCACGCTCGATGAGCGAGAGCCGGTGGCCGTCGGTGGCGACCATGCGCACCTTGCCGCTGGCCTGGGGCTCGAAGAACACACCGTTGAGGATGTAGCGCGTCTCGTCCGAGGAGATGGCGAACTGGGTCTTCTTGATCATCTCCAGCAGGGTGTTGCCAGAGATCTGCACCAGCGGGGC
The Hyalangium minutum DNA segment above includes these coding regions:
- a CDS encoding toxin-antitoxin system YwqK family antitoxin, which codes for MKHLPPAVAAFTLALLAAPPALAMDQRQADALCATWKLDCPSGAAATSTGPGKGTGALECKVKGRPVKEGPAVTCKAGQALAWGDWKAGKKHGLHVTMRPNGSWTEERFEDGKLEGRSVEYSAAGQLLKDTSFQAGKKHGMERSYSADGKLTSEEVWAKGVKGKAPPLPSKADTKAAPGGAPAVPELEEADEVPAVPEPKPAEQKAQAPADSEGGSQANTPQP
- the dnaN gene encoding DNA polymerase III subunit beta, with product MEFRIATDELKKALYRAQGIVERKTTMPILANVLVNATKGGVTVTAFDLDIGVVSEHPAEVAKPGAVTLSAKYVFDIVQNLPDAQVTLKKLANNYVDISSGSAHFKIVGMAAEEYPKLPKEENAPLVQISGNTLLEMIKKTQFAISSDETRYILNGVFFEPQASGKVRMVATDGHRLSLIERELTGDFKLKGGVIIPRKGLMELKRLLDEAPDAECQLGFAENSALFKKPGLTMVMRLIDGQFPEYQRVIPKEGEKVVMVSKVRFLESLKRIALLSADKSYAVRIGLEQNKLLITANNPDLGEAKDVLEVAYRGGDITIGFNARYLTDVLSVLETEEISFELGDEHSPGVIHAPGDRSFTAVVMPMRV